A region from the Drosophila ananassae strain 14024-0371.13 chromosome 2L, ASM1763931v2, whole genome shotgun sequence genome encodes:
- the LOC6500950 gene encoding rho guanine nucleotide exchange factor 17 isoform X2 produces the protein MSHNRENLRLSLLDLQATLTAPSQTVAAALLPQTHTQPSGSSSNATQTHSIANSNSSSSGNLSGTTTNNSSNSYGLSISSGSVSQAVSMATTTVARLSKAGFGATATGSGGGVGGGSGGAGTIYQNDKCDRLKKMTSITCSDSEDDSERRAQFEINTKWNLGGYEGDTRTYVVQEIYKNEQSYVESLQTVVVKYLKVLKAPEHAGMIDTRTVDEIFFMVPDILEIHEKFLGDLKNRLDDWDTTQKVGDAFMETFSKLEVLEVYTSFVNNCNRAKNAIRSMKHQRPSFAKFLESTSREHKGKLTLDNLLIKPVQKFPNYELLFNRLIKHTDHDHPDTKHLQDVLKLVHDILVHINCKEREIMENGQREATLRELEGVIEGITDLIAPDRQFLMFDLVSMPSGQGARKDRGFFLFNDLLVLTSIKKRSGTIRKPNPTICPGTVASTLDTNKYKFLTKISLDCLEIVKAKDENIKRIVSEIETLTDDCNKLQQIADITVSLKYPHQYLEDVIRELHRDVQRQLSERQTNDTQLNMLELTVSSPNGNQKLTVVFSKTDKRTQWEEAFNEAKQKLAATLEKHPIPEFLTSIPIRKTRAGLQFTCAAATLSENRDVWVCNSDGYVGQVCIMSLHPEPNVTSCNGVCNARILCVASIPAYSSAASSRNSSGEQHEKHEEKEKRKETHQPPQQQSYTQQLRDYRKSISPSFHSASNSATATPEKKKTPTPTPVSGGDNTDGSSAGAGGSDTQLELNLSSSDDETEAAAAAGSLNVGSAGTGVGGSGATLADRVPSPAPSYHGHQDSNPEEGESNQSTMWIGTEDGCIHVYNSTDNIRIKKNRIKIEHHSAVYSILYLDNRVFVSLANGDICVYLRDGATSWNTCSSHCLSIGTITSPVTKLLNVNGRLWCSIQGIIKVLDVETLTVINQIQISSDSKPITNMTVSNNHVWISIQNSAHIKCFHSNTHQLVTEVNLAPAVNKMLSNCDEIIRQHKAACLRVTSLLCCKDLIWIGTSAGVLLTIPAQGYEKGAINIVPTGIPHGHTGHVRFLTFVETTGLEGVASAAGGRDAGGATSDEYSKQGSIKHSKSKSETNNTLIISGGDGYEDFRNSGANSLSEIAGREDSTNHLLIWQI, from the exons ATGTCACATAATCGCGAAAACCTGCGGCTCAGCCTGTTGGACCTGCAGGCCACCCTGACGGCGCCCTCCCAGACCGTTGCCGCCGCCCTTCTCCCGCAAACCCACACACAGCCGAGCGGCAGCTCCAGCAACGCAACCCAAACCCACAGCATcgccaacagcaacagcagcagcagcggcaacctCAGTGGCACCACAACCAACAATAGTAGCAACAGCTACGGGCTTAGTATTAGCAGCGGAAGTGTCTCCCAGGCGGTGTCCATGGCCACCACAACGGTGGCGCGGCTGAGCAAGGCGGGATTCGGGGCGACGGCGACCGGTTCGGGGGGCGGGGTCGGTGGTGGTAGTGGCGGGGCAGGTACCATCTATCAGAACGACAAGTGCGACAGGCTAAAGAAAATGACCTCAATCACCTGCTCCGATTCGGAGGACGACTCCGAGCGGCGGGCGCAGTTCGAAATTAACACTAAATGGAATCTGGGTGGTTATGAAGGT GACACACGTACCTATGTGGTCCAGGAGATCTATAAAAACGAACAGTCCTACGTGGAGTCTCTTCAGACCGTTGTGGTCAAGTATCTGAAAGTTCTCAAGGCCCCTGAACATGCCGGCATGATCGATACCCGCACTGTTGATGAAATCTTCTTCATGGTTCCCGATATCCTGGAAATACACGAGAAGTTCTTGGGGGACTTGAAGAATCGGTTGGATGACTGGGATACGACGCAAAAAGTGGGGGATGCTTTCATGGAAACG TTCTCAAAGCTGGAGGTCCTGGAAGTCTATACATCCTTTGTGAATAACTGTAATAGGGCCAAGAACGCCATTCGTTCTATGAAGCACCAGCGTCCCTCGTTTGCCAAATTTTTGGAGTCCACGTCTCGAGAGCATAAGGGCAAGCTAACCCTGgacaatttgctcatcaaacCAGTGCAGAAGTTTCCCAA CTATGAACTGCTCTTCAATCGCTTGATCAAGCACACGGATCATGATCATCCAGATACAAAACACCTTCAGGATGTCCTGAAACTGGTCCACGACATACTGGTCCACATAAATTGCAAGGAGCGGGAGATCATGGAGAATGGCCAGCGAGAGGCCACATTGCGGGAGCTAGAGGGCGTCATCGAGGGTATCACCGATTTGATTGCACCTGACCGACAATTCCTGATGTTCGACTTGGTCTCCATGCCATCGGGACAGGGGGCACGCAAGGATCGCGGTTTTTTCCTCTTCAACGACCTGCTTGTCCTCACAAGCATTAAGAAACGAAGCGGCACTATCCGCAAGCCCAACCCCACCATCTGTCCCGGCACTGTGGCCTCCACTTTGGACACCAACAAGTACAAGTTTCTCACCAAGATCTCGTTGGACTGCTTGGAGATTGTCAAGG CCAAAGATGAGAACATTAAACGCATTGTCAGTGAAATTGAGACTCTGACCGATGACTGCAACAAGCTGCAGCAAATCGCCGATATCACTGTTTCGCTCAAGTACCCGCACCAGTATCTGGAGGACGTCATCCGGGAACTGCACCGAGATGTCCAGCGACAGCTCTCCGAGCGCCAGACAAACGACACCCAGCTGAACATGCTCGAGCTGACAGTCAGCTCTCC GAATGGCAATCAAAAGCTAACCGTGGTCTTCAGCAAGACGGACAAGCGCACTCAGTGGGAGGAGGCCTTCAACGAGGCCAAGCAGAAGCTGG CTGCCACACTGGAGAAGCATCCCATACCCGAGTTCCTCACCTCCATACCTATTCGCAAGACCAGGGCCGGACTGCAGTTCACCTGTGCTGCGGCCACGTTGAGTGAAAACCGGGATGTGTGGGTGTGCAACAGCGACGGCTATGTGGGCCAGGTGTGCATCATGTCGCTGCATCCGGAGCCGAATGTTACCAGTTGCAACGGTGTTTGCAACGCGCGTATTCTGTGCGTGGCCTCTATACCAGCTTACAGCTCGGCGGCATCCAGCCGGAACAGCAGTGGCGAGCAACACGAGAAGCATGAGGAGAAGGAAAAGCGAAAGGAAACGCATCAGCCGCCGCAGCAGCAAAGCTACACACAGCAGTTGCGCGACTACCGGAAGAGCATCTCTCCGAGCTTCCACAGCGCCTCCAATTCGGCGACAGCGACGCCCGAGAAAAAGAAGACTCCCACTCCGACGCCAGTTTCCGGCGGAGACAACACCGATGGTTCGTCGGCGGGCGCAGGCGGCAGTGATACTCAGTTGGAACTTAATCTCAGCTCCAGCGACGATGAAACAGAAGCTGCCGCCGCCGCGGGATCTCTTAACGTTGGCAGTGCAGGCACTGGTGTGGGGGGTTCCGGTGCCACTTTGGCGGACCGCGTGCCTAGTCCTGCGCCGTCCTATCATGGACACCAG GACTCAAATCCCGAGGAGGGCGAGAGCAATCAATCAACTATGTGGATCGGCACTGAAGACGGCTGCATCCACGTCTATAATAGCACTGACAATATTCGAATTAAGAAGAACCGCATCAAAATCGAGCACCACTCCGCTGTTTATTCCATTTT GTACCTGGACAATCGTGTGTTTGTGTCATTAGCGAATGGTGATATCTGTGTTTACCTTAGAGATGGAG CCACCTCCTGGAATACTTGCTCATCCCATTGCCTTTCCATAGGCACCATCACCAGTCCGGTGACCAAGCTGTTGAATGTCAATGGTCGCCTTTGGTGCTCCATTCAGGGCATCATTAAAGTTCTGGATGTAGAGACTCTGACG GTCATAAACCAAATACAGATTTCATCGGACTCGAAGCCGATTACAAACATGACAGTCTCGAACAATCACGTCTGGATTTCCATACAGAATTCAGCGCATATTAAATGCTTCCATTCCAATAC CCACCAACTGGTCACCGAAGTGAACCTTGCTCCCGCCGTTAACAAGATGCTCTCCAACTGCGACGAGATCATCCGTCAGCACAAGGCCGCCTGTCTGAGGGTGACATCGCTTTTGTGTTGCAAGGATCTCATTTGGATCGGCACTAGTGCTGGCGTTTTACTGACAATCCCGGCTCAGGGCTACGAGAAGGGTGCCATCAACATAGTGCCCACCGGCATTCCCCACGGCCACACGGGACACGTGCGTTTCCTCACCTTTGTGGAGACCACTGGTCTGGAGGGAGTGGCTTCCGCAGCTGGAGGTCGGGATGCAGGTGGTGCCACTAGCGATGAGTACTCCAAACAAGG ATCAATTAAACACTCCAAGTCCAAGTCGGAGACAAACAACACACTGATCATTTCTGGTGGTGATGGCTACGAG